In Bactrocera oleae isolate idBacOlea1 chromosome 3, idBacOlea1, whole genome shotgun sequence, a genomic segment contains:
- the Eaat1 gene encoding excitatory amino acid transporter 1, producing the protein MTRPKEDSKFKAFMRENSLTMLTVTGVFLGGLVGFIIKNSTGEWTKREIMYISFPGELFLRMLKCLIVPLLVSSITSAIGGLDLSMSGKIAIRANAYYFLTTISAVVLGICLVTTIRPGQGAKIVEVRTESVDKASKVLTPDTLMDLVRNMFTDNIIQSTMFQYRTEIFENTSISPPVPMEEWDFKSAQREGSNVLGLVMFSVILGTTIGRMREKGKLLQDFFTSLSEAMMTITSWVIWISPLGVGFLIAAKIIEMDSIAATIQSLGWYFITVMLGLFLHGFGTIAVIFFLGTGTLPYRYIAKLSQVLATAFGTGSSSATMPLTIKCLDGIGIDPRVTRFVIPVGATINMDGTALYEAVAALFIAQYREMSYSFGNIVAVSITATAASIGAAGIPQAGLVTMVMVLDTVGLEPKDVSLIIAVDWLLDRFRTTINVMCDALGTILVNHLSRNDLQSVDRLNAEPHELLELGANGHETKE; encoded by the exons ATGACGCGACCAAAGGAGGATTCGAAGTTCAAAGCATTCATGCGAGAGAACTCGCTTACTATGCTCACAGTGACTGGTGTGTTCCTTGGCGGTTTGGTGGGTTTTATCATCAAGAACAGCACAGGCGAGTGGACGAAGCGTGAGATTATGTACATATCCTTCCCCGGTGAACTTTTCTTGCG CATGCTGAAATGTTTAATTGTGCCATTATTGGTTTCATCCATAACGAGTGCCATTGGTGGACTCGATCTAAGCATGTCGGGGAAGATTGCTATACG CGCCAACGCTTATTATTTTCTCACAACTATCTCTGCCGTAGTTTTGGGCATTTGTCTGGTAACAACAATACGTCCTGGACAGGGTGCAAAAATTGTGGAAGTACGCACTGAATCTGTGGATAAAGCATCGAAAGTCTTAACGCCCGATACGCTTATGGACTTAGTGAG aaatatGTTTACGGATAATATTATTCAATCGACAATGTTTCAG tATCGCACGGAAATCTTTGAAAACACGAGTATAAGTCCACCAG TACCCATGGAAGAGTGGGACTTTAAATCGGCCCAACGTGAGGGCTCCAACGTACTTGGCTTGGTTATGTTTAGTGTAATTTTGGGCACAACAATCGGACGCATGCGTGAGAAGGGTAAATTGCTACAAGACTTTTTCACCTCACTAAGTGAAGCTATGATGACTATAACGTCCTGGGTCATTTG GATTTCACCGCTCGGTGTGGGTTTCCTTATAGCTgccaaaattattgaaatggacTCGATAGCAGCCACTATACAATCTTTGGGTTGGTACTTTATAACGGTAATGTTGGGTTTATTCCTGCACGGCTTCG GTACCATTGCTGTGATATTCTTCTTGGGCACGGGCACACTACCTTACCGCTACATTGCCAAATTGAGTCAAGTCTTAGCCACTGCTTTTGGTACGGGCTCCAGTTCGGCCACCATGCCGTTGACCATTAAATGTCTTGATGGCATTGGCATTGACCCGCGTGTTACTCGTTTTGTTATCCCTGTCGGCGCTACAATTAATATGGATGGTACAGCATTGTATGAGGCCGTGGCTGCACTTTTCATTGCCCAATATCGTGAGATGAGCTATTCGTTTGGTAATATTGTTGCGGTTAGTATTACGGCTACGGCAGCGTCGATAGGTGCTGCTGGTATACCACAAGCTGGTCTTGTAACTATGGTGATGGTGTTGGATACTGTGGGACTGGAACCGAAGGATGTCTCGCTGATTATAGCTGTCGATTGGTTGCT GGATCGCTTCCGTACCACCATCAATGTCATGTGCGATGCCTTGGGCACCATATTGGTCAATCATCTATCGAGAAATGATTTGCAAAGCGTCGATCGG TTGAACGCTGAACCCCATGAGCTCCTCGAACTTGGTGCGAATGGGCATGAAACGAAAGAATGA